TTTGGCCTGATACCCTCCATGTAAGTTCCATGTTGAGAGACATTTCCTAAGATTAGATTTATACTAATAAAGTCATGTGCACTTGCTAGGTTGAAAAGAGCtggaacacaaagacaaaaacacactgcaTCTTACGTACACTTATGTCTTGTCACAGGGACAAAGGCTGAAAAGGCTGCAGGAAAAGAAGATTCGAAAGGAAATTGAGGAGGAGCAAATGAGACTGGCTGATTTAGAAGAAGCAAAATACCAGGAGCAGAGGCGGAAGGAGATTATTGAAAAAGCCAAGACTCAGCTCTACTGTCAAACCGACAGAGTCAAAGGACTACATGTTAGTCTCGCTTGTGCATTATTATGCCACTTGTGTATAAAACTGCACAATTTCACCTAACAAATGATTAACACTTCCTCCACAGAGTGCACTCCTGCTGACAGAGGTGCTGAAGGAGAGGGATGCTCAGATTGAGCttaaacaaagaagaaagagTGCCAATATAGATGTGGACAAAGCATTTCTGCATATGGTACAGACTAGAGAGGATGAAGCCTCGAAACAGGAGCAGGAGAAGGCAATGCAGAGGAAGCTTGTGAGACAGGTTGCTGCAGAAGACCTGAGAAACCAGTAAGACCTAACAATCAGGCTCCAGCTGTATGTGTTAAGAATTTTAAATCCCCAAAACACCACTACCCCAGGACAATGACAATTATATGATTACTTTTCCtcagaataaaagaaaatgagctGCTGAGAGAGCGACAGAAGCTGGAGAGCAAGAAGGATGGAGACGAAATCCAGCGTCTCCAAGCGCTGCATCAGCTGGAGCGAAGGATGGAGGCAGAAAGACAAGCAAATCAGAAAAGAAGCCTCATGCAAGCTCGCCAGGTAGGCTCTTATCTGAATCTTATCTAGTATTTAGTTCACTGGACATTAAGTTTATTTAATGCATTTTACAGGAGCATATCACCAACAGAGACCTCGTAAGAGCCACGGATGCTCAGAAACGGGAAGCTGAAGAGGAGCAAAGGAAACTGTTTCTCTCTACTAAGCAAAAAATCATCAAGTTacgcaaagaaaaagaaaaagagctgcTTAGGTAAGACAGAGTAAAACAGTATATATCAATAAATAGCTCTGGATCAAAGTATCTCCAGTGCTACATCTTCTTAAATATAATGGATACTCGTATGCATTTTCTTCTCTAGAGAGGCCCAGACACGTAGAGACAGGATCATAAACAAACTGACGGTCACACAGCAGGAGCAAGCTGTCAGCGAGGAGCAGAAGATCGCAAAGGCTGTCGCAGAGAGCGAGGCAAAACAGGCGCAGCAGCAACTGGAGGAGGATGAGAAGAAAGCTGCAATGTTGAAGTCCATCAGTGTACACAGAGAGCTAATGGTATCTCAAACCGAGCATGAAACATCCAGTGTGTTTCCTCTAAGTCCAATTTTTCTTAATGTCGTGCCATCCCCCCTAAttaacagtttttatttaaacttaCAAGAAAAAAACCACAATCCTCTCTCCTGCCCCAACACATCTCATCACATAAATGTCTCGTTGTAAAtgcattctttatttttaatggacACATTTATAATGGTATTCAACAGTATACAGAAAGTAAGGCAATGCATGATCTTAAATTGAAAGAGTCGTACCTTAAATACCTTTTACTGCTCGTACACATTATTTTCCATTCTTTTTCATCCTGTTTCAGACTTAAATCACTTTCCCATGTCTTCTTAAGAGCTTTATTTATGAGCTCAACAGCTTTGGGTGCTCGTAAACTACATGGGTTAGGGTTAGAAGATCCCTGAGTTGCAGATGTTTAAATATTCCAAAGTGGTACACAAGCTCTATTTATTTCAATATACCATCACAGTGTATATATATCCTCCAATGTGTCTTTTCTGTGTAGAGAAATCCATATTGTTGCTGACAAAATGTAATCATGTGTGTAATGCAAACTGTTTTACCAGAgacaagagaaggaggagaaggacAAAATAGAGAGGAAGAAGGCCCAAGAAGCACTGCAGGCCAAGAAAGAGGCTGACAGAATATTTACTGAGAAGCAGCAACTAAAGGTTAAGAAaatcagagaagaagaaagagaggtGCAAGACTTCAATGCTGCGCAAATGGTAATGTCGGCCAAAACTTAAGTTTTAATCAGAAACTTTGCACCTTCTTCACTGAAACTCGTTTGCCTTTGCCTTGCAAATACAGGCTGAAAAAGGTGCCAGACTTCAGCAGCTGAGACAACAGGAACATGAGTTTGAAGTGAAGAATGCAGAACTCATCGCTGAAGAGGAAAACCGCTTCCAGCAGTATTCACAGCAAATCATCAATGCTGCAGCAGAGGCTCAGCGAAACGTGTTTCCACTTTGTAAAGCTGCGAGGGAAGGGATCGGAGGTGGGTCCGGTCCTGTTTTTAGTGGAGTCAGGCCAAGTTACCTTGTTCAGGACCGCACTGGAGCTCAGATGCCCAAATACGTGTCATTGGCCACCCAGAACATCAAAAAGCTTCACCAAGCTGTAGATATTCAGGATGCCAAGAGAAGACTTGGATTCACATGGTGATAGGTTACATCCAGTTTGAGTGCACTTCCAGAAAGCAGGTTCAGTAAGTGTGAGTTTGTTAACTCTGATATGAGGGAAACACTGTTCCTGAGTCAGGCTGTGTGAACCTAACCTGCTTGCTATCAGGTTTCATGAACAAACTCACAAACCCCTCCTACACCCGAATCAGCCGAAACACTCGGTCTCACATCCACATCCCGAACGCCCTAATGTCACCTGCATTTTGTCCCTGTCAGATTTGGACAGGGAAAAAATGAAGATTCAAGTATATACATACAAtcacttaaatcttttaataagtGCTGTTGAAGGTTCTACAATGTATTTCAACTTCACAAGACCGTTCATTAGTGAACATGTTTGATTAAAACTGGAAgtttctctttgccaacatagaaaggatttgtttgacagcacttATTGGATTGACCAATACTCAGAACAATGGCAAGTCCAAGGAGCTCCAATCCATTCctaaacaactgcagattcCAGGATCATCAGTTCAAACAACTGTACGCAAGTGCAAGCTCTTCAGATATAGCACACAATGCCATGGTCTGCGTGAAGAACCACACTGTTACCTCAGATTAGATGAAATCTGTTAAAATGCTCAGCATCAACCCAGTAACCACCAATACTGATGCCTAGAAACTGCTTGAAATGTCCACAACGAAGACAGCTTTACATTCCTGTGAAATGAGAGGGTGACAAGCAAGAAAAAAAGCTCCAAACATCTCCAACACCttcaaactgaactgaaatttgCAGTTGCCCACACGAAAAGCCAAATGCCTTCTAGAATAAAGTTTTACAGTCAGATGAAACAAAGAATGAGATGACAAGAGGTATGTTTCGAGGAGTAAAACCTAAAAACACTGTACCAGTTGTCAAGCATGGCGGTGGTACCATCGTGCTCTGGCTGTTTTGCTGTCAGTGGTGCTGGTACATTGCACAATGTGGATAGAATAATGAAGGACGATTATTGACAAATTCTTCAACTTTATCTCAAATTCAGAGCTAGACCATTGAAACTTGGACACAACTGGGTgttccagcaggacaatgatcccaaacacacataaaaaccaGTGTTGGAAGGAATAAAGCAGGCTGGCATTAAGCTTCTGGGATAGCTTTCTGAAAGTCTGGACCAGAATCCTATTGAAAATCTGTGAACtatgcttaaaaaaacaaatttatgCCAGGAAACCAACCATTTTAAACGAACTTCAGCTTGTAGAGCTGCAGCTTGAGGTCTGTTTGAGGTGCAACTTGCTAAGGGACATTTAAGAAAGATTAGCTGGGGTGCATGTATAATTTTGACCCTGTGTGGTTTAGACAAATCTAaattaaattcaaacttgtgtactcagttcttgttttttttaaggttatTAAAGATGTGTGCTGCACGATCATTTCAACCtgtaaaaagaacagttcaaagaaatcaataaaagtCCCAAATTATCATGATGAGTGTAAACTGCACTGTGTATTTGAAGCTGTCTGTGATTATCACTAAGTAGACAAAGCTCTTTTCTTCCATCCGGTTCTTTAATATAAATGTCACGGACCACACTAAGATTCGTATTAGTCCACTGGATTTTAAATAGAGGCTCTGATCTTTATTTatctgttgccatggtgaatCCTAGTAACGAGCTGAACTCAGAGACAACATACTCAGGTTTTCTGGGACTAAAAACTCAAGAGTTAATCTGCTCAGAGGTTTTTGAACCTGCTTTCAAACATGCTAAAAACATCTTGATACTGATTGTGCCTCCTTACTCTCCCTGCGGCCAGGGAGCCCATGTTGTATTTAATAAACCGTAATGTTTTGAAGGTTTTAGTCATGGTAAACATCCACTAAACAATGAGACCAGTGGTAAAAAGCCATCATTACCAAGGTTGAGACTGCCATGGCTTATTTCAAAATATAGAAATCTTCTGTGTCTCAACCTCAACTTTAAAGACAATTTTGTTCATTGTCCAAGTTTAATatattctctttgttttttcattggTCAATTTTGATCTTCTGATGAGTCTATTTACTGGCTGTTAGCCACTGCTCCCCTTTATTTTTTTGACAAAATACAAGCAGAGTTGAAGTTCAGAAATAGATCAGAAACAATAACAGTATAATAACTTTTATCTACAGTCAGTGATCAGGAATGAATATGTTCTCATACCACTGTTTTGCTGGTcctgtatttttaaaatgtgaatatttAATGGCAATGTTAAACTAATATATAACTAATATATTGAGGAACAGAAGAGTAATTCACTTTGGTGTCTCAATGCAAGAAGGTCCTTGGCTTGAATCCACTAGCTCATCTGAGCACAGGTAACCATGTGATGGACTGACAATCTGTCCAGCGTGTGCCTGTCTTGCTCTATGACAGCCGAGATAGGCCCCAGACTTCCCACAACCTCTTGTGCCCTACTTGCAGTACTTTCATATCCCACTAGGGGGCCACGACACAAACTGTGGGAACCACATGACCACTGCCTTGAAGGGAAAGGGCTACACTAAAACATTGCTGCTTTATGCTGATGTCAGCATCGTTAATATAGAAATGTAGTGTAGTACATTAATCTTTGTGTCATTGTGAAGTCATGTTCTACTTAAACAACAACGTTTTAAAGAGCTCAAACAAGGAACGTGCTTATGCACCCCGATAACTAATATATTGCTCTGAAGTTTGGAGATGATCCAAAGGAAACTTAAGCTTTTTCATAATTAGTATGATCCTGAACTTTGACCTTCAAGCACTATATACTAAAAGTGCATTTTATAATCTTTACCCATATAATTTCAGCCAATTCTGCTTCAAACTTTAGCTATATAAACTATAAAACTTGAGATTTTAAGATACTCGAAGTTTCACGTTGCATGAATGTATCAATGTGAGGTTGTGGGGCATTGTATTATAATACAAAAAGTGTGTTACACAGCCCTCTGTATGCCCTTTTATATAGTACTTGATATGGTTTCtagaatttgtttttttaaggtcaACTTTAACCTTGGGTGCTAAGAATAAGGGTGCTTGGCCAATCTCGGTACTCATGTTCCCCAAAGCCTACTATATATTGAAGGTTGAAGATTATACAttttaggggaaaaaaaattacatcagCTTTAGCCGTTATGGCAACAACAATCacacaaaatttgaaaatgatatCTTGAAAACTGGACACTAGACTAAGACAAACAGAATTCATACTCCCTTGCTTTGAAGGGAGTAAAAGAACATCACTCAGAATTTGTTATTTGAAATGATGGAAAGATGACTCATCCAAACTAAAAATAACCTGGGAACGGATTTCCACTGCAACGACAGAGTGATACAACCACTAATGACTCACTAATAACGGTATCACTTAacgaataaaaacaaaaaacaatgaatTAAAATCAAACAGAGCCTTTTAATTCTTCAAACACTCCAGCAGTTCTTAAAATCAGTTTGAAccaaacagaacagaaacaaactGCTTTTATCTTATACTTAACAGCTTGGCATTAACATTTTCTCTTTCAACAGAATTACagtaaatggttaaaaaaaaacaaacaaaagaaacatcATGGGTGTACATAATCTGACACACAATGACAAAGATGAGCATGCAAGACACGAGTGTTTTCTTCCAGGCTGATTGACATTAAAATAACTCGAGGATACCTTCAAAAtctttttctccccctctttaaatttttttttaaaacaaactaaaatcaGAGAAAATTTTAAGTCAAGACAGAATTACAGAATTTACCACATGATGtaaaattcagaaaaaaaacaacaacaaaaagaaaacttgcCTCCAATCTGACTTCACGCGATTAAATAATGTAAAATTTAGAAGAATACCTGGTACGTTTACAGCCCTGCCTGTGCAGTACACACACTTTGTAGTTACAAATCCTTTGTTTCTAGAATGGCTCCAAAATGTCAGCTACCAGTTAACTGTGTTACACACTCAGTGGTGGACAAACCCACAATCCCCATAAAGTCCAAACTTCAGCCAAAGGTTGAGGATGCTACAGTTTGCACCTTCAGGTATGAGCCTTTTTATTTAAGGTCTTTTCTACAGTCTGTTATCTGAATACCACAGTTATTTAACAGTCAAGTAATTAGCTTTGAGGAACCTTTTACAGTCATGTTATCTTTGGCAGAACTGTTTATTTTGTACTGTATGAGGACTGTGATTGTGCCCCACTGTAGATGGAAAGCTGACGCTGCGTACTACATATACGctgtagaaaataagaacaTTGCGCGTTTAGTTGCTGTCAGAGCTGGAGCTAGACCCCGACCGATTCCTCTTGCTATCATTTCTATCTTTGCCTTTCGTACTGTCTGGTCTTTGGCTGGCCGGGCTCCTTCGGTCTTTGGACTTGTCTCTTCTTTTAGAATCTGGGCTCCTAtgactcttctttttctcttctctgtcACTCTCAGAGCTGCTGCTACTGCGTCTCCTCCTCTGGCCGGCAGCCTCTCTGTCTCTGACTTTTCTATGAGAGGATCGATCCCTGCTTCGGTCTCGCCTGCCACTCCTGCTTCTCGAGCGCCTGCCTCTGTGCGAGTCCCTAGCCTTACTTCTGTCTGGGCTTCTTGTTCGATGTTCTTTATCCcgggatgttccttgtctcttACTCTCCCTATCACTGTTGTGTCTTCTTTCCCGACTCCTGCTGCGCTCTCTGCTGCGCTCTCTGCCCCTCTCTCTgcccctctctcttttttcttctctctcttttgaTGCTGAAGTCCTACctctgtctttgtttctgcTGCTTGATCTGTGCTCATCCTTTTTGGCAGCTCTCTCTTTACTTCTGGACTTTGTCCTGGTTCTCTCACCATTTCTACCTTTTGTGTCTTCTTTATGCTTTTTGTCAGACTCATGACCCTTATTTCTATCTTTACTGTGATCAGATTCtgcctccttttctttcttatgaACATTTCTATCTTTGCTCCTTGAGCGACCTCTCCTCTCGTCACTTCTGTGCTTGTGACTCTTCTCTCTGCtttttgaccttttcttttctcGGCTTTTACTGCGACTATGGGATTTATCCTTTTTCTTTGCCTTCTGTTTATCATGCTTCTCATCCTTCGCTACAGTATCCTCCTCCTTACTTTTAGATCTATGAGATCGAGTTTTCTTGTCCTTTTTACCCTCAGTTGTATGTTCAGCTTTTGAACTTGAAGTCcgtctttctcttttctgtgCTTTAGCAGCCTCATCCTGAccctcattcatgtcacctctgtaaaagaaatagtagaaaaagaataataacaataataaacttTAGGAGTTAGACAAAACATCAATTtggcagacaaaaaaatattttaaaaaagtaacttttctgttgttttgttatATAATCAAGTGCACATCCACTCACCTGCCACTTTATTAAGTACACCTGTTTAGCTGCTAATATATAATCTGTCAATCACATAACAGCAATTGAGTGTATTTAGCTCACCTTATTATTGTTAACCATGCCTGTCGTTTTATGAGCACAGTGTACCCCATGTTCTGATGGTTGTTCCAACACAATAAcatgccatgtcacaaagctcaatcAGCAAAtcatgagttcactgtactcaaatagtcaccagatctcactTTTGGGACGTGATGAAAGTTCATCATGGGCGTAAGGCTGGAAAATCAGCTACTGTGTGATGCCGTCATGTCAATATGAACCAAAATGTCTGAGGAATGTGACCTGCACCTTGCAGAAGAACTAATACAGTTCTGAAAGTAAAAAGGGGTACAacagtactagcaaggtgtacttaaagaagtggccagtgagtgtacatGCACCATGTGATATAATGTTGATGCCTGCTCAGTAATCCAGGTAATTTCATCTGGATGCATCATttttagtgggagaaacatCTCACTCAgctaagtgacttcttcagtctgaaACTGGGATATCATATGATATGGGAATTTTATTAAGTATGCACCATATACCACATGTAACTCTATGTTGTGTATGTCAATAATAATCATATTGAGTATGCATTTGGGattgaaaatatttaatttttctaaCAGACAAAACTCATAGGACGAGTCAGAGTGATGGAAGCCACCTCAAGACAACATGTGCATATctgaaacaaaaatgatttagcAGGACTCTCCCTGCCCTGCAAAGTAATTCTGATTAAGGGTTTTGAGAGTGGTCAAATTGAGTTGTCATttctgagggggaaaaaaagccacTCACATGGCTCATttattaactaaaaaaaaaaaaaaaagtctgtcacATCTTTATGTATTAAGAGTTTCAAAGGTACTGTAACTCAAAAGAAATGGTTTAGGCccttaaaagttttaaaaagtgttataGAAATGAAATCATACATGTTGGGAATAATATTCCAACAGTTTAAATATTCATGCTTTTTCAGTGGTCACTGCAGTTTACCAACAGCTTGTCTGTGGTCATCTCAGGTACAAGGCTCGAGGCTCAGCAGGTTCTCCGTTTTATGACAAACACTTCATCTCTGCTAGGTGCACAGCAGAGGTGTCAATATTTACCAGCTTAGGAGGAAATGGAGCTAAAGCTGCTGATTGTCAGGATCCATTTGCAGTGTTCACAACCTTTTTACTGCCCTTTCAAttgctttatattttttaatataaagcaATGCAAAGAccgtaaaaaaaataacaaaaatcatacatgcACACTGCAATGTATGATTTTTAAATCTGAAATATGGAGCCCAACAAAAATTTCTTCTCAAGTGCTTTAAAGTGgattaagtaaaaaaaacaaaaaaaaaacaaagtcctGCCTACAGGGAACTTCTACAACATCTTTGACTTTAGGTGATATCATCTTACCTGTCACCCTTAATCCATCGCTCTACTGTGACTGCCCTCATCCTCTGACGCTGCATCTCCTGTCGCCAGTGTGGGGGAGTTTCACTGCGCCGAAAACGATCTCTAGACCTTGAACGAGAGCGTGATGGGGTCCGGTATCTCTAGATGGGAGAAACATAAATCAGCATCTTCAACATGCCTGTGcataagtaaaaacaaaaagcttgttataaataaatcgTGCTGTATGACGTAAAGTGTGCAAAACGTTTGGTCCACCTACCCTTGGACCCCTGCCTTTTATCTTCCTGCCAGATCGAGTCATCACGAGTCTTCTGTGATATGTTGATTGAGAGTTGTAAGCTGCACCAGTACTGTAGGTGAGAGAAGGCGTGAAAATGAACAAACTGTATTACTTTTTGATATTTGTGATATTGGCTGACTCTCAAACACACCTTTCTCTTGGTCTTTCGTCTTTATTTCGCTGATCCTTGTTAACCTCCTCTTTTGGCTTCTGGGCTATCTGGGGACTTATCCTCATAAGGAATCGATTTTCAGGGATGGGTGGGATTTCTTCAGGACGCACTGTAGATGTAACCAACTCATCTTGTTCCTTCTCTTCAGCACTTTCAGCTTCTGATCTGTAAAGATTTTGTGGGTCAGTAGCAAGACACTTGGTGCCAtttacacagcagacagtgaataggtgaaaataaatgaagtaCTTCTTCTTGTCCtccttctgtttctctttttgcttctttgcctTCTTTTTCCGCTTCTTGGATTCTTTTTCTGACTCTTCGCTCTCGGAGGACG
This window of the Maylandia zebra isolate NMK-2024a linkage group LG16, Mzebra_GT3a, whole genome shotgun sequence genome carries:
- the cfap210 gene encoding cilia- and flagella- associated protein 210 isoform X1; amino-acid sequence: MAAVVLYGRRRGASKNADEAIRAMQPPDLRHVTVLRKTEWLRIQDELCGVNKEEKRIREAAKQRENLHLQSQEVVKLWPDTLHGQRLKRLQEKKIRKEIEEEQMRLADLEEAKYQEQRRKEIIEKAKTQLYCQTDRVKGLHSALLLTEVLKERDAQIELKQRRKSANIDVDKAFLHMVQTREDEASKQEQEKAMQRKLVRQVAAEDLRNQIKENELLRERQKLESKKDGDEIQRLQALHQLERRMEAERQANQKRSLMQARQEHITNRDLVRATDAQKREAEEEQRKLFLSTKQKIIKLRKEKEKELLREAQTRRDRIINKLTVTQQEQAVSEEQKIAKAVAESEAKQAQQQLEEDEKKAAMLKSISVHRELMRQEKEEKDKIERKKAQEALQAKKEADRIFTEKQQLKVKKIREEEREVQDFNAAQMAEKGARLQQLRQQEHEFEVKNAELIAEEENRFQQYSQQIINAAAEAQRNVFPLCKAAREGIGGGSGPVFSGVRPSYLVQDRTGAQMPKYVSLATQNIKKLHQAVDIQDAKRRLGFTW
- the cfap210 gene encoding cilia- and flagella- associated protein 210 isoform X2 is translated as MAAVVLYGRRRGASKNDEAIRAMQPPDLRHVTVLRKTEWLRIQDELCGVNKEEKRIREAAKQRENLHLQSQEVVKLWPDTLHGQRLKRLQEKKIRKEIEEEQMRLADLEEAKYQEQRRKEIIEKAKTQLYCQTDRVKGLHSALLLTEVLKERDAQIELKQRRKSANIDVDKAFLHMVQTREDEASKQEQEKAMQRKLVRQVAAEDLRNQIKENELLRERQKLESKKDGDEIQRLQALHQLERRMEAERQANQKRSLMQARQEHITNRDLVRATDAQKREAEEEQRKLFLSTKQKIIKLRKEKEKELLREAQTRRDRIINKLTVTQQEQAVSEEQKIAKAVAESEAKQAQQQLEEDEKKAAMLKSISVHRELMRQEKEEKDKIERKKAQEALQAKKEADRIFTEKQQLKVKKIREEEREVQDFNAAQMAEKGARLQQLRQQEHEFEVKNAELIAEEENRFQQYSQQIINAAAEAQRNVFPLCKAAREGIGGGSGPVFSGVRPSYLVQDRTGAQMPKYVSLATQNIKKLHQAVDIQDAKRRLGFTW
- the ppig gene encoding peptidyl-prolyl cis-trans isomerase G; this translates as MGIKVQRPRCFLDIGISNVLVGRIVVELFADICPKTCENFRCLCTGEKGIGKGTQKPLHYKGCLFHRIVKDFMIQGGDFSEGNGRGGESIYGGFFEDESFAVKHNKEYLLSMANRGKDTNGSQFFITTKPSPHLDGVHVVFGHVISGQEVIQTMESQKTDPNSRPYAEVKVLNCGELIPKSKAKKDAKKKKRASSSSSSSSSDSESSSESSSESEESEKESKKRKKKAKKQKEKQKEDKKKSEAESAEEKEQDELVTSTVRPEEIPPIPENRFLMRISPQIAQKPKEEVNKDQRNKDERPRESTGAAYNSQSTYHRRLVMTRSGRKIKGRGPRRYRTPSRSRSRSRDRFRRSETPPHWRQEMQRQRMRAVTVERWIKGDRGDMNEGQDEAAKAQKRERRTSSSKAEHTTEGKKDKKTRSHRSKSKEEDTVAKDEKHDKQKAKKKDKSHSRSKSREKKRSKSREKSHKHRSDERRGRSRSKDRNVHKKEKEAESDHSKDRNKGHESDKKHKEDTKGRNGERTRTKSRSKERAAKKDEHRSSSRNKDRGRTSASKEREEKRERGRERGRERSRERSRSRERRHNSDRESKRQGTSRDKEHRTRSPDRSKARDSHRGRRSRSRSGRRDRSRDRSSHRKVRDREAAGQRRRRSSSSSESDREEKKKSHRSPDSKRRDKSKDRRSPASQRPDSTKGKDRNDSKRNRSGSSSSSDSN